The Syntrophobotulus glycolicus DSM 8271 DNA window CCCTGGAAGCAATTTCCCCTAGAAAACTGATTAAACCGGCAAAACTGCCGGGATCAGAATGGAGCTCTTTGAGTGTACTGCCGATCACATCCTTTTTCTTGCCGCCGATTATCCTTGCATACGCTGTATTCAGATATAAATGCTCGCAATCAACAGCAACACCATTGTTTTGAATGATCCTGCCATAAAGAACCGCATCCGATATATGTTCCAACGCAATCTCAAAGGATTGTTGACAAATTTCCAAGGATGATTCCCCTTTACAATGGACTTTTTCCAAGCTGTTCTGGCCTGTTTTTCAGGGCAAGTATGCGCAATTTATCTTTGATCGGGGTTCCAGTATTTATAATTTTATCATGTATTATCTTGTTTTTGAATAAATCTTATCCAGATGTTTGGGTTATGATTTATAATAGAAATATATAACCTTACTTTGCCCGGAAAAGGAGAAAAAAATGATTAAACATTTTAATAAAGTATTAGTGGCCAACCGAGGGGAAATTGCGATAAGAGTCTTCAGGGCCTGCAAGGAACTGGGAATTCAAACGATTGCGATTTATTCCGAAGAAGACAAGTATGCTTTATTCAGGCTCAGAGCGGACGAATCCTATTTGATCGGCAAAAAGAAAAAGCCGATTGAGGTTTATCTGGGGATGGAAGAAATTATTGACCTCGCTGTGCGTAAAGGAGCAGATGCCATTCATCCCGGCTATGGTTTCTTATCGGAAAATCCGGAGTTTGCCCAAAAATGTTTTGAGGCAGGAATTGAGTTTATCGGTCCTTCGGTTCATTCCATGGTCAATATGGGGGATAAGATCAAATCCAAACTCCTGGCCCACAAGGTCGGAGTACCTACCGTCCCGGGGATTGATAAACCGATGCAATCCGTCCGGGAAGCGATCCTTTTCGCTGAGGATTACGGGTACCCTGTCATTCTGAAAGCGGCGGCAGGCGGCGGAGGCCGGGGCATGAGAGTGGTTTACAGTCAGAAAGACCTGGAACGCGAATTTTACAGTGCCCAAAATGAATCCCGTAAAGCTTTCGGCATTGACGAGATTTTCATTGAGAAATATCTGGATAGGCCCAAACATATCGAGGTCCAGATCCTTGCCGATAAACACGGTCAGATCGTTCATTTATATGAACGGGACTGTTCTATTCAAAGAAGGCATCAAAAAATTCTGGAATTTGCCCCCGCTATCGCGATATCCGCGGCATTGCGGGAAAGGCTGTGCAATGACGCCCTGAAAATCGCCCGGGCAGCGGAGTATATTAATGCCGGCACCATAGAGTTTTTGGTGGACAAAAACGAAAACCACTATTTTATTGAAATGAACCCCCGCATCCAGGTCGAACATACCATTACGGAGATGATTACGGGTATTGACATTGTCCAAAGCCAGGTCTTAATTGCTCAAGGCTACCCGCTTGATTCCCCGGAAATCGGCATACCTTCCCAGGAATCGGTCGATCTCAGAGGCTACTCCATCCAGTGCCGCATAACAACAGAAGACCCTTTGGCAAACTTTGCCCCCGATACAGGCAAAATAGAGACGTACCGGACAAGCTCAGGTTTTGGCATCCGGCTGGACGGCGGAAACGGCTACACAGGATCAACCATATCTCCCTATTACGACAGCCTGCTGGTAAAGATTATTTCCTGGTCCAGAACTTTTGAAAATGCGACGAGAAAAGCAATTCGTTCAATTAAGGAAATTAATATCAAGGGTGTAAAAACAAATGAAGCCTTTCTGATTAATGTTCTTAACCATGAAAGATTCCTGAGCGGGGAATGCGACACTCATTTTATTGATGATACGCCCGAGCTTTTTGACATCAAACCGAAAAAAGATTATGAAACCAAGATTCTCAGGTTCATCGGTGAAAAAATTGTCAATGAAGTCAGAAATACCAAAAAGGACTACAATATCGCCCCTGTTCCCAAAATAACCGTGCCGGAAAATTTGACGGGCCTCAGACAAATTTTGCAGGAGAAAGGGGCCCGGGGATTTGCCGCCTGGGTAAAAAACCAGGAGAAGCTGCTTTTGACCGATACCTCTTATCGTGATGCCCACCAGTCTTTACTGGCGACCAAGGTCAGAACCAAGGACATGCTGAAGATCGCGGAGGCCACTTCTGTTCTGGCTAAGGATTTATTTTCCCTTGAAATGTGGGGAGGAGCTACCTTTGATGTTTCCTACAGGTTCTTAAGAGAGTCTCCCTGGAGAAGACTGCAGGCTTTGCGAAAGCTTATTCCCAATATTCCGTTTCAAATGCTTCTCAGGGGGTCCAATGCCGTTGGTTATACCAATTATCCCGATAACCTGATCAGAGCCTTTATCCAGGAATCGGCGGAACAGGGCATTGATATTTTCCGAATCTTTGACAGCCTGAACTGGCTTAAAGGGATGGAGATTGCTTTTGATGAAGTCCTCAAGACCGGCAAGGTCGCCGAAGTGTGTTTTTGTTATACCGGCGATATATTGGATGAAAAACGGGATAAATTCTCTTTGCAGTATTATGTAAACATCGCTAAGGAAATCGAACGAATGGGCGCTCATATCCTCGGGATCAAAGATATGGCCGGGCTGCTCAAGCCATATGCCGCCGCCAAGCTGATTCGGGCCCTCAAAGAAGAAATCTCTATTCCGATCCACCTTCATACTCATGATACCAGCGGCAATGGCGTGGCTACTCTGCTGATGGCTGCCGAAGAGGGCGTAGATATTGTGGATACTGCCTTTAACCCCCTAGCAGGCTTGACCAGCCAGCCGGCTTTGAACTCCATCGTCGCCGCTTTGGAAAACACCGAGCTTGATACAGGGATCAATCTGATGGATATTCAAAAGATCTGCAGCTACTGGCGGGAAGCGCGAAGTGTGTACACCCAGTTTGAATCGGAATTAAAATCCGGGACGGCCGAGGTCTATAAATATGAAATCCCCGGCGGGCAGTATTCCAACCTTAAGCCCCAGGTTGAAAGCTTTGGTCTGGGCCATAAATTTCAAGAAATCAAGGAAATGTACCGGGAGGTGAATGATCTTCTCGGAGATATCATCAAAGTGACCCCGACGTCCAAAGTGGTCGGAGACCTGGCCATATTTATGGTGCAAAACGGTCTGAACAGCGAGAACATTTTGGAAAAAGGGAGGAACCTCGCTTTTCCCGATTCTGTCGTCGACTATTTTCGCGGTATGATGGGCCAGCCGCTCGGCGGTTTTCCCGAAGATCTGCAAAGCATGGTTTTAAAGGGGGAAAAACCGATCACTTGCCGGCCCGGGGAAATCCTCAAGGATATCGATCTTGACCATATTACGGAGAAGCTCAACTCGGAGTTTATGTCCGAAGCCAACATCAGAAACGCCATAAGCTATGCTCTCTATCCCAAGGTATACAGTGATTATCTGCAGTCTTTATCAGAATACGGCCACCTTTATAACCTGGAGAGCCACGTCTTCTTCTATGGCCTGCGGGAGGGTGAAACCTGTGAGATTGACCTTGATGAAGGAAAAGTAATGATTCTCAAGCTTGTAGAGGTTCATGCCGTTGATGAGGAAGGCTATAAAAACGTCGTCTTTGAGGTCAATGGAAACAGGCGGGAAATGAAGATATTTGATAAGAATTTCGAAGAAAGCGAAAAAATCGATAAAACTCTTATGGCTGATCCGAATAATCCGTCTGAGGTCGGTTCTTCCATTTCCGGAAGCATAGCGAAAATATTTGTCAGTGAAGGAGAAAAGGTCACCAAGAAACAAAGCCTGATTATTATTGACGCCATGAAAATGGAAACCAATCTGATCGCGCCTGTTGACGGAGAAATTGAGAAGATCTTTATCTCCGAGGGCCAGCTGGTTAAGTCCGGCCAGCTTATCCTCAAAATAAAACAGGATTCCTGAACAAAAGGGCATTTATTTTTTAGCAATAAATAAATGTCCTTTTCTCTTGACCGCCTGCCTACTTCGTCATACTATAAGGTTAATCTCAGATCAATTTCCCGGATAGCGGAGGTGAATCCATGACGGTCCTGCTCGAGGGTAAAGACATCCGCAAGACCTATCAGACCGGCGAAGTAACGGTAGCTGTTTTAAAGGGACTTAACTTTCAAATTCTGCAGGGGGAGTTTATTGTCGTTCTCGGCCAAAGCGGCTCAGGCAAAACTACCCTGCTTAATATTTTGGGGGGCATGACCAAGGCCACCTCCGGCGAGCTTTTCTATAAAGGACATCCGCTTCATCAAGCCAGTGATAAAGAGCTGACTCTTTACCGCCGCAATGAAGTGGGTTTTGTTTTTCAGCACTATAATCTGATGTCTAACCTGACCGCTTACGAAAATGTCAAGCTGGCTTGGGAAATTGCCGAAAATCCTTTGTCTATTGAGGAAATCTTAGGGGATGTGGGCCTTAAGGACTGGTCCGCCCATTTTCCTTCCCAGCTTTCCGGCGGGCAGCAGCAAAGGATTGCCATAGCCCGGGCCATTGTCAAAAATCCGGAGCTCCTTCTTTGTGATGAACCTACAGGGGCTTTGGATATTCAGACGGGGATTCAGGTTCTCAAAGCTCTCCAAAAGCTGAATAGGGAATACCGCAAAACCGTACTGATCATTACTCATAATGCGGAAATCTCTAAGATGTCTAACCGGGTTTTTTATCTGAAAGACGGTCTCCTGGACCGGATTGTTGTCAATGAGCATCAGATTCAGCCTGAAGATATTACATGGTAATCGGTATGGTGCTGTTTTCATGTTGACCTGCATAGTTGCATTTCAATTTTTATGATGAAATGGGGCCGCCTTATGGCTGTGCTGAACAGGAAAACGATCAGGGAAATTAAGGAGAACAGAGGTGTGTATTTCGCCTGCATGGTCGTGATCGCCATTGGGCTGATCGCTTATGCCTCTATGTCTATTGTTCTGGAAAATCTCCAACGCGCCCAAAATGTTTTTTATACAGAGACTCACTTTGCTGACGGCTTTATTCAATTGACCGGCTATCCTGAGAATAAGGTAAGCGGTCTTTCCCATATTTCCGGAATCGATGTGATCGAAGGACGGATCGTGAAAGATGTCCGTATTTTTGAAGAAAAAACCGATTCCAACCGCTCCCTGCGTTTGGTTTCTTTGAATACATCCGACCCTAAGCTTGATCTCGTTCACCTTTCCAGCGGCAGAATACCTGAGGATAATTCTGCCGAAATGCTTGTTGATCCAAAGTTTTTTGCGGCAGGCAAGTTTCATCTGGGTGATCCGCTTACTCTTATTTTGGAAGGCAAAAGGGCGACCTTCACCATTGTAGGCACTGCTCAGAATCCGGAGTTTATTTATGCTATGCGCAATGCTCAGGACATCTATCCCGATCCTTCATCCTTCGGTATTGCCTATGTTCCCACAGCTTCCCTCAAATCGCTTGTTAAAGAATCGGGGCAGGTCAATGATCTGATTTTCTCCTTAAAGCCGGGAACTGATTTTACGGCCGTGAAAAATCAGCTGCAGACTGAACTGGCTCCTTACGGTGTGCAAAGTATCATCCCCCGTGAAGATCAAACAAGCCACTTTATCCTGAACAATGAATTGACCCAGTTGAAGGGAACAACGAAAACCCTGCCGGTGATTTTCCTGGGAGTAGCGGCCATCATCCTCTATACCATGCTCAGAAGGCTGATTGAGCAGCAAAGAGTCGCCATCGGCACACTCAAGGCTTTTGGCCATACCAACAGGGAGATCATTTTCCACTACCTCTCTTATCCCTTGCTGATCGGCTTTATCGGCGGGTTAATGGGCGGCCTGACCGGTATTGCTTTATCCTTCCCTCTGACTTCTCTGTATGAGGAGTTCTTTGCCCTCCCCGGCCTGCAAAGCTCCTTTTCCCTGAAATATCTTTTTTGGGGAATCGTTCTCTCCCTCTTTTTCAGTTTGATCAGCGGCATCAGGGCCTGCCTGGATATCCTGCGCCTGGAACCGGCTTCGGCGATGCGTCCTCCTGTCCCCACCGCAGCCCGCAAGACTCCCCTCGAAAAAGTATCTTTGATCTGGAACAGCTTTTCCGCCCAAACCCAGATGGGGGTGCGCAATACTTTCCGTTCTCCCGTCAGAAGCATGATTACTGTGCTTGCTCTGGCAGTTGTCTACAGCATGATGGCGGTATCCTGGTCCATCCAGAGCATGTCGGATAAGCTGACCACTTTTCAGTATGAACAGGTTCAGACTTATGATGTCAAAATCTCCATGCAAGCCCCTTCCGCCATGCGCGCGGTAAGAAATACCCTGGCCCGTGAACCGGGCGTTACTGAGGTTGATCCTGTCCTGGAAGCGCCGGCCACAATCAAAAATCAATGGCTGGAAAAAGAAGTCGTCATTATGGGGCTTCCCCGGGAAACCACGCTGTACAATATTCTTGATCAAAATGAAAACCGGGTAGAGGTCCCCGAAAGCGGAATTCTGCTCTCCGAACATCTGGCGGACCTTCTTCAGGTGAAAACCGGGGATTCCGTTATTGTGGAAAGTTCCCTGAATCGAGAACTTATTGCTGATACTCCCCGTACGATAGCTGTCCAGGGTATTGTTCCTCAATACATCGGCCTCAATGCTTTCATGGACATTGATTCCCTGCAGGATTTTCTCCGGCAGGGTGAAATCAGTACTTCCATGCTGATAAAAATAGATCCTGAACAGTTAAGCGCCTTAAAAAGCAAGTACCGCGACGCCGGCCAGGTTGCCACGTTAGAATCCATTCAGGAAAATGCCGAGAAAATTAAGCAGATGATGGAATCCTACAACTTTACTACTTATTTTTTGGCGGTTATTGCCGGAATCGCCGGCTTTGCCCTGATTTATAATTCCAGTATCATTTCCCTTTCGGAAAGAAAAAGGGAATTGGCCTCTTTATCTGTTCTCGGTCTTACGCCCAGGGAAATATTGCAGGTGATTATCTCCGAACAGTGGACGCTCAGCCTGTCCGGAATTCTTTTGGGCATCCCTCTGGCTTATGCTCTGCTGGCCGGAATGGCCAAATCCTTAAGTACCGATCTCTACAGTATTCCGGCCGATCTGCCGCCTTCTGCTTTATTGTGGGCTGCCGCGGGGACGGTCATTTTTGTTTGGATCGCTCAAAACCAGACCTTCCGCAGGATCAAGTCCCTTCCTTTTGTCGAAATCCTTGCGGTTCAAGAATAAAATCGCCGCTTGAGCCAAACAATCCTGTTTATACTTTTTCCCGGTAAACGCAGTCTCAAATTTATTTTTAGGAGGACTGAATATGAGTGGAGAACAGTTGAACATTTCTCAGCGCAAATCCGGGGTATTTCAAGATTTTTTCTTGAAAAAATACTCTTTGTTCAAAAACCCGAAAAGAAAAAGATTGCTGATTTTCGTTTTTGTGCTCTGCCTTATTGTCCTTTTTAGCCTAGTCTACAGTTTCTTACCTCTGCAAGGAAGGCTGCTGACTGTCACTCCTCAAGAATTCAGCAAGGGATTTACGGAAGAGGCTCAGGTTCTCCCGTCCAATGAATTATTAATTTACAATCAGGTTGATGGAAAAATAAAAACCATTTCTGTGCAAAACGGGGATCAGGTTAAGAAAGGCCAGGTCCTTCTGGAAATTGATACTGTTGATTTAAGCTATCAGCTGAGTGCCCTCACTGCCCAATTGGGCAGTATTGAGGGACAACGCCAGCAGACCGGCGGCGCATCCGCCGAAGCGAATATCAACCAACAAAGATTGCTGCTTGAACAAGCGGAAAAAGATGCTCTGGCCCAAGAGCAGTCCCTTAACCGTGCCAAAGCCCTCTATGGGACCGGTGCCATTTCCCTTGTTCAATTTGAGGAAGAGGAACGCCTGAATGAAAAGGCCAGGAATAACCTGGCCCAGCAAAAAAATGCCTTGGAGCTGCTCAACCATAACAAATCAGGTTCGGAATTATATTTTGACAGTCAAAAAAATGCGCTAAGCGCTCAAATTTCCCAGTTAACAGAAAAAATCAAAAATGCCAGGATTTCAGCTCCCCAAGATGGCTATATTAAGGATCTGACCTTTAAAGAAGGTTCCATGATCTCTTTGGGGCAGTACCTGCTGAGTGTTTATCAAAACCAGGGCTACAAGCTGGAAAGCTACGTCCTGGCCAGTGATGTCCTGGGAATCCGATCCGGGGACCCTGTGGAGCTGGTTCAAGACACGGGCGACGGGAAAAAAACCTTAGCGGCTAAAATTGAACACATAGATTCTTCCGCTGTTGAGCGAATTTCCCCTCTCGGTCTGACAGAAAACCGGGTTAAGGTTACCCTGCTTCTCCAGAGTAATGCTCCTGTTGTTCTGGGAAGCAGCATGGATGCCCGATTTACGACTGCTCAGGAATCCAATCAGCTTATTGTCCCAAAAACCGCGGTTTTTTCTTATCAGGACGGCTATGCGGTATGGACTGTCGAACAGGGAAAAGCAAAAATCCAACCCGTTACCAAAGGGTTGGAAAATGATCAGTCGGTGATTATTCAAGAAGGTCTGACTGCCGGAGCTCTGGTTTTGCTCGATACTGAATTGACGGGGCTTAAGGAAGGAAAACGGATTAATGCCGGTTAACGCCTCTCAGATTTTGCTGAAGGCCTGGCAGGCTCATTCATAAGTCACGGCAATCTCGGCGATCATTTGCTCAAAATCATTGAGCTCATCAATAAATTGATTGATGACATTTTCATCGAATTGGGTGTAGCCGGACAAAATTTTTGGCAAAAAGGGACAAGATTTTTGGCAAAAATTACACCGTTTCTCAGAAGTATTTCCGAGGTATCGTTCGCTTGCATCGACCGCCCCGGAGGGGGTGATTCATGCAAAAGAGCGAGGCCATTTAAGACATCCGGGAGGGAGCAGCCGCGAGGCCGCCCCTCCTTTTGTCTTGCCCGGTTTAAGCGGTCTATGCGCCTTCCACTTCAGCCGCCAGATACTCAGCCACCGGGACGATGTACTCTTCAGGGAGGGACTCGATGTCCCTTTTCTCCCTCTTAATGAGTGCAGCGTATACGGGAATCATGTAATTCTTGACTGCTGCCATTACTGCCCGCCTCCTTGTGTTAGTGTATTGACACGCTCTTCAAGCGCGGCAATCCTTGCATTTGCTTCAAGCAATTCCTCAAACAGTCCGGCCACGGCCTCATAGAGGTCGATATTTAGTTCTTGGGCCTTTTCTACCTTTTCCCTCTTGATTTCAGAGAGAGGCTTTGGATTTAACAATTCAGGCATTACTCAAACGCACCTCCAAATCCATTTATTGAGACTTCGCCTTCATATCCGGGGTTTTTGACAATATGGAAGCGGATGTTTACGCCCCATCTTGTCGCCGTTTTCTCCGCATTGATGAAGTTATAGACTCGGTTGATGAAGACCTGCGCTGTGATGTCTTCCCATGTCGGATTGTCGTCAAAAGCGTTATTACAAGCGTACACGTAGGCCTCCGCGCCCTCGATGTGCCATGTTGGAGTGACAAGGACTTTGGTTGCCATCGCATCGGTCTCGAACGGAGTCGGGAACTCGAACAGGATTTCCGTCTCGTTCTTGCTGAAGTTGAAGACTCTAATCGACGTCGCAAAATTGGTGTCTACAGCCTCAATCTTGAGGGAGTGTGACCCGTTTGTCAGCATGAGCCACTTTTCCTCCGTGAGGGTGATTGTGGCCTCTGTGCCGAGCTCTGCGGTGTATGCTCGGATGACAGTATCGTCAATTTTTTCGGTGATAATCACCGCATCGCCTTCGACGTCGTTCACAATGTAGGTCTTTGAGAAGGCTCCCGTCTGTTGACCGAGGTCTTCATCCACTCCCGAGATGCTCGGCGCGGCGTTTACGCGCTTGAAAGTGTATGTCCTGTACGCCGTGCCACCCTTGCCGTCGCTGACCTCAATCCGAGCCGTGTTGACCGAGTTGAGAGCTAAGCTGAAGAGCTTTTCGTTCGTGATTTCAAGCGTGAGCGTCTGTCCTTTCGGGGCGTTGTTTATCGTTCTGAGCGTTTCAGTATTGAGTTTCTCGACAACTGTCAGTGTGTCTCCGTCCGTGTCATTAACCGTGTACTCAATCTGAAAGCCGAGGTTTTTATCCCCGAGGTTTTGGTCACTTCCCGAGACGGTCGGAGCTGCGTTCACTCTTTGGAACGTCCATACTCTTGTAGCCGTGCCGCCCTTGCCGTCATTGACCGTTACGGAGACGGTATGAGTGCCGAGGCTGAGGCTTGTGACCGGGACGTTGATGCTGTATGTTTGCCCCCGGACTGCATTCGTGAAGGTGTTTGTCTGCACGCCGTCGCGGTATTCCGTTACTGTGAGCACGTCGGACGCATCGGTGTCATTGACCGTGTAGGTGATTACAAAGTCCGCGTTTTTGTCCCCGAGATTTCGGTCTATGTCAGAAATCAATGGGGCAGTATTCAGTACTTCAAGGACGGGCCGCCAGCCGACGATGTCGGTGCGATTCGACTGCCCATTGTTGTTCCAATAGCGGGCCGAAATGTAGCCGCGAAGCGCACGGGTAGCGGTGTTGCCTGTGTAGGTCTCTTGACACCATGAATACATACCCGCCCAATGCCAAAAATCGCCATGAGTGCTCGTGTAGTCAGCCGTTGCAAGGGTAGAGTCAAGGTCTGCCGAAGTGGGAGCAGGGAGCCCTGTGATGACCTCCTCGCGGGTGACGAATCTGTCCCACTCGTTTGTAGCCGGAGAACCGCCGGAGTAGGCGTCCGTTCCGCTCCTGTAGTTGCTGCCGCCCGTCAGAGCTCTCAGCTTGTACTCGGCCCCGTCAATAGTGATGGTTTTGCCAAAAATACGATTGTCGCCGTTGAGGTCGTCCCACGACACATTAGCCAGGATGACCCTGTCACAAATAAGAAGGGTCTTGTCTCCGTCCTTGATTTTGTGCCATTTGAGCTGATTCGCTTCAGTTCCCGGAGTGTTGCCGATAGTCCAGCTTGACATCGTGGTCAAGGTGTTAAAGTCGGCAATGTCTCCGACTGTACTCTGACCTGTCGGCGCGGAGCTGATGCGCCACGGTTTAGTGGGGCGAGGTTGGATTACTCCGCTCTTGTACAGGCCGCCGAGATTGATTGTTCCGAGATATTCTGCCAAAATAAATCTCTCCTTCCACTTTGATATAGGGGTATGGTGCGAAAATCTTCTTGCAGAGGTTGAAGCTGCATGACCAGCGTGCATATCCGAGCCATGAGCTCACGGCCTGAACGACTTCCTTCTTGGTCATTTCCCCGGCCTTTTGCTTTTCGTCCATACGCTTAATGCGTCGCTTCATCGCCTGTTTTGATTTATCCCTCAATAGGCGGTGAGTCGTCCAGATTTTGAAGCCATAGGCATTGACGCCCTGCTCCAACGGGAAAATCTTGGTCTTTTGGTTAGTCTCAAGCCCGAGTCGCTCCTCAAGGAACGTCTTGATTTTTTTGAGGTACTCCTGGGCCTGTTCCTTCGTTGGCGTCACGATGCAAACATCGTCCATGTACCGGGTGTAATACTTCACCTTGAGGAACCTCACGCAATACTGGTCGAGCTTGTCGAGGTAGATGTTCGCCATGTCCTGCGAGGTCACGTTCCCGAGCGGTATTCCTTTTTCTCCTTCCGGGCTTGAGTCAATGATTTTGTTAAGGAGCCGGAGAAGTTTTTCGTCCTTGATTTTCTTTTGAAGGATTCTCTTCAGGATGTCCCTGTCGATAGAGTAAAAGAACTTTTTGACATCTATTTTGAGAATCCATCCTCCGCCGTGCTTCCATTTGCACAACCTCATGTTATGCTGAAGGTGTTCGACCGCCCTGTGATTCCCTTTGTCCTCTTGGCAAGCAAACGAGCCTTTGATAAATACCGGCTTATAGACTTCCTTGAGAACGCTGTGAACCGCGAATTGCACGGTCTTGTCCCGAATATGAGGAGCGGAGATATTTCTCTCTTTCGGCTCGAAAACCTTGAATCGAATGTACTTCCCGACCTCATATTCTTCATCCTTGAGGTCTCGCCACAAGTGGACGAGATTCCTCTCCCTGCACATATCGAAGATGACGGCTTCCTTTTGGAATTTCCGCGCTCCTCGTTGTGTCTCACGGTATCCTTTCGCTATGTTGTCGTAGTCAACAACTGCGTCAAACAGCGGGCTTTTAGTAGTGTTCGTCATAATGGCATCCCTTTCATGAAGCGGCTTGGCAGTTATGACATTGTTCATGTGTTTACACCGTTTCCACAGTGAAGGATTGCCCCTCCCTTGAAGTATAACAAGGACTCGCCGATGAAGCCGTGACCGCATCGGACGAAAGACTTACAGGGCGGGCCGCCAGCCGACGTTGTCGTTGCGATTCGACTGCCCATTGTTGTTCCAATAGCGGGCCGAATTGTAGCCGCGAATCGCACGGTTAGCGGTCAAACAGGGACAACCCTGTGAGTAGTTACTTTTTCCCGTAGTGGGCCTTTATCAGACCCCCGCATATGCGCCCGAGCTCGGAGATTTTCTCTTGCAGCTCATAGGCTTTCTTTTGGGTGATGTACTTCTGATTCCTCGCCATCCCAAAATGAATGAGCAGGAGCTTCAGGTCTGCGTCCACCTCCCGGAGGTAATGGATGCGGTCATCCGTCTTGAGTGCGCTGTACATCATAGTGTTTCGGATGACCCTGTAACATGCCTGTTTTATCTCTTGGCAGAGGCAAAACTTCTCGGACTGCGGGAAGTTCCTCAAAAGGGGATAAATCCTGTCAAGGAAGATTTCAGCTTTCTTCTGAAGCATGGAAGGCTCCACGAATCAAACACCTCTTTTCCCGCAATCTCTCAAGTTCTTGGACGTCTCCGTAATACTCGCATCCGTAGTCGGTGAGCTTGATTGTCGCTTTCTTGTCTGTCCCTGTGATGATGCCGGAGATGATGAAGTCATCATCCTTGAGGCCGGAGCAATCACCGTCGCATAAAGGAACCAATTCACTGAACAAGTTCCCTATCATGCAGCTCAGCTCCCTCCTCGGGCACGCCACTTTATACATAGATTTTCCGCGCCACCGGGTCATAGATGCCGTTGCTGAGCTTGATGTTGCTGAGCGAGCTGAAGTTCTCAATAAACACGTTGTTGGTCATATTATTCAAGGTTGCATCCTTGACGACCTTGAGCTCAGCCTGAAGCTGTGCAATAGAGGCATCCTGAGTTATGGTCTGCGCGGTGACTGCCTGGATGCCGTCGTCCATATGACCGAGATTGTTCTCGCTCAGCGGCGTCCCGTTCTGGATGACTTCGCCCGTTTCCTCGTCGACGACATGGTCTTTCCATCCGACTTTGCTATAAGGATTCAACACTTTCAACCTCCATTTCTGTAAAGCGGTACTTAAAGGCTACATAGAGCCCCTTG harbors:
- a CDS encoding pyruvate carboxylase; this encodes MIKHFNKVLVANRGEIAIRVFRACKELGIQTIAIYSEEDKYALFRLRADESYLIGKKKKPIEVYLGMEEIIDLAVRKGADAIHPGYGFLSENPEFAQKCFEAGIEFIGPSVHSMVNMGDKIKSKLLAHKVGVPTVPGIDKPMQSVREAILFAEDYGYPVILKAAAGGGGRGMRVVYSQKDLEREFYSAQNESRKAFGIDEIFIEKYLDRPKHIEVQILADKHGQIVHLYERDCSIQRRHQKILEFAPAIAISAALRERLCNDALKIARAAEYINAGTIEFLVDKNENHYFIEMNPRIQVEHTITEMITGIDIVQSQVLIAQGYPLDSPEIGIPSQESVDLRGYSIQCRITTEDPLANFAPDTGKIETYRTSSGFGIRLDGGNGYTGSTISPYYDSLLVKIISWSRTFENATRKAIRSIKEINIKGVKTNEAFLINVLNHERFLSGECDTHFIDDTPELFDIKPKKDYETKILRFIGEKIVNEVRNTKKDYNIAPVPKITVPENLTGLRQILQEKGARGFAAWVKNQEKLLLTDTSYRDAHQSLLATKVRTKDMLKIAEATSVLAKDLFSLEMWGGATFDVSYRFLRESPWRRLQALRKLIPNIPFQMLLRGSNAVGYTNYPDNLIRAFIQESAEQGIDIFRIFDSLNWLKGMEIAFDEVLKTGKVAEVCFCYTGDILDEKRDKFSLQYYVNIAKEIERMGAHILGIKDMAGLLKPYAAAKLIRALKEEISIPIHLHTHDTSGNGVATLLMAAEEGVDIVDTAFNPLAGLTSQPALNSIVAALENTELDTGINLMDIQKICSYWREARSVYTQFESELKSGTAEVYKYEIPGGQYSNLKPQVESFGLGHKFQEIKEMYREVNDLLGDIIKVTPTSKVVGDLAIFMVQNGLNSENILEKGRNLAFPDSVVDYFRGMMGQPLGGFPEDLQSMVLKGEKPITCRPGEILKDIDLDHITEKLNSEFMSEANIRNAISYALYPKVYSDYLQSLSEYGHLYNLESHVFFYGLREGETCEIDLDEGKVMILKLVEVHAVDEEGYKNVVFEVNGNRREMKIFDKNFEESEKIDKTLMADPNNPSEVGSSISGSIAKIFVSEGEKVTKKQSLIIIDAMKMETNLIAPVDGEIEKIFISEGQLVKSGQLILKIKQDS
- a CDS encoding ABC transporter ATP-binding protein, with product MTVLLEGKDIRKTYQTGEVTVAVLKGLNFQILQGEFIVVLGQSGSGKTTLLNILGGMTKATSGELFYKGHPLHQASDKELTLYRRNEVGFVFQHYNLMSNLTAYENVKLAWEIAENPLSIEEILGDVGLKDWSAHFPSQLSGGQQQRIAIARAIVKNPELLLCDEPTGALDIQTGIQVLKALQKLNREYRKTVLIITHNAEISKMSNRVFYLKDGLLDRIVVNEHQIQPEDITW
- a CDS encoding ABC transporter permease, with protein sequence MAVLNRKTIREIKENRGVYFACMVVIAIGLIAYASMSIVLENLQRAQNVFYTETHFADGFIQLTGYPENKVSGLSHISGIDVIEGRIVKDVRIFEEKTDSNRSLRLVSLNTSDPKLDLVHLSSGRIPEDNSAEMLVDPKFFAAGKFHLGDPLTLILEGKRATFTIVGTAQNPEFIYAMRNAQDIYPDPSSFGIAYVPTASLKSLVKESGQVNDLIFSLKPGTDFTAVKNQLQTELAPYGVQSIIPREDQTSHFILNNELTQLKGTTKTLPVIFLGVAAIILYTMLRRLIEQQRVAIGTLKAFGHTNREIIFHYLSYPLLIGFIGGLMGGLTGIALSFPLTSLYEEFFALPGLQSSFSLKYLFWGIVLSLFFSLISGIRACLDILRLEPASAMRPPVPTAARKTPLEKVSLIWNSFSAQTQMGVRNTFRSPVRSMITVLALAVVYSMMAVSWSIQSMSDKLTTFQYEQVQTYDVKISMQAPSAMRAVRNTLAREPGVTEVDPVLEAPATIKNQWLEKEVVIMGLPRETTLYNILDQNENRVEVPESGILLSEHLADLLQVKTGDSVIVESSLNRELIADTPRTIAVQGIVPQYIGLNAFMDIDSLQDFLRQGEISTSMLIKIDPEQLSALKSKYRDAGQVATLESIQENAEKIKQMMESYNFTTYFLAVIAGIAGFALIYNSSIISLSERKRELASLSVLGLTPREILQVIISEQWTLSLSGILLGIPLAYALLAGMAKSLSTDLYSIPADLPPSALLWAAAGTVIFVWIAQNQTFRRIKSLPFVEILAVQE
- a CDS encoding efflux RND transporter periplasmic adaptor subunit, whose amino-acid sequence is MSGEQLNISQRKSGVFQDFFLKKYSLFKNPKRKRLLIFVFVLCLIVLFSLVYSFLPLQGRLLTVTPQEFSKGFTEEAQVLPSNELLIYNQVDGKIKTISVQNGDQVKKGQVLLEIDTVDLSYQLSALTAQLGSIEGQRQQTGGASAEANINQQRLLLEQAEKDALAQEQSLNRAKALYGTGAISLVQFEEEERLNEKARNNLAQQKNALELLNHNKSGSELYFDSQKNALSAQISQLTEKIKNARISAPQDGYIKDLTFKEGSMISLGQYLLSVYQNQGYKLESYVLASDVLGIRSGDPVELVQDTGDGKKTLAAKIEHIDSSAVERISPLGLTENRVKVTLLLQSNAPVVLGSSMDARFTTAQESNQLIVPKTAVFSYQDGYAVWTVEQGKAKIQPVTKGLENDQSVIIQEGLTAGALVLLDTELTGLKEGKRINAG